A segment of the SAR324 cluster bacterium genome:
TTCGAGCCAATTTGTGAGATGTTTTGTGAATATTTATGTAGGGAACTTGGCTTACAGTGTTTCTGATGAACAGCTACGATCAGCATTCAGCCGGTTTGGGCAAGTTAGTAAGGCATCAGTCATTATGGACAGAGTAACCAACCGCTCTAAGGGCTTTGCTTTTGTAGAGATGGATGATGCTACTGAGGGAAAGGCAGCGATTGATGCGCTAAATGGAAATGAAATCGATGGTAGAGCTTGGAAAGTGAACGAAGCCAAGCCCCGAGAAAAATCACGATGGTAAATTTGGTCATCAAGTGAATAAAGAGTAAATTCCTTTCTTGTGATTCCAAAGATGCTGCCAATAAACATAATTGGCAGCATCCATCTTTTTGCCCACCCTCTGTCCGATCAATCATTTCAAAAATCCCTGTCCTGTAAAGCTAACGCTGTATTGGTAAAATGGATGTGACTCCCCAATGAACGATCGGTAGGTCCCTATTCCTAGTTACACTTGTACCGCAGGTGCCTGTAGTCCCCTTAAATCTAAACTCACCTATCTCTGTGGTGGGTATAAAAATCTTTTCACAGAACTCAGTACGAAAGGAGTAGATGTGCGGGTACTAGCAGAGATGGCAGGACATACCAGCATTCAGACAACACAGCGTTATATTGACGTTAATGATGAGCAGATGCGCAGTGCTGCCGAATTGATTTGATAAATTAAATTTACTTTTATCCCTTTAGTGCAAAAAGATTTAGTTCCTTTTCTAATTTTTGAAACCCTTCTTCATCAAATTTCAGTAACTGTTTTTCATCCCAGCTTTCATCTGTTTTTAATACTATGCAGTCGGCTTCAATATAATTCGGAAGGTGCTTGATCTGCTGCCAGAGAGCTCTACTGGTTTTGATCGTCCTTCTTCCACAGACAAAGCTGAGGACCTTGCCAAAGATGGAGTCCACCGCTAGCCAGAGCCAACATTGGAACTTTTTTTAACGTGAGTTTGGGATAAGCCCTAGACGCAGACG
Coding sequences within it:
- a CDS encoding RNA-binding protein, which gives rise to MNIYVGNLAYSVSDEQLRSAFSRFGQVSKASVIMDRVTNRSKGFAFVEMDDATEGKAAIDALNGNEIDGRAWKVNEAKPREKSRW